The following coding sequences lie in one Polynucleobacter asymbioticus genomic window:
- the pmbA gene encoding metalloprotease PmbA: MLTEAKRRGASDAVAEVSEGQGLSVTVRKGEVETIEQSLDKQVGVTVFLGHRRGNASTSDFSKDSLKATVEAAYHIAQHTAEDLCAGPAEKELLEKHPLDLDLFHPWDLDSATAIDIARAAEGAAFAVSKQIQNSDGASVSAHHAHFMMGTSHGFMGGYPFSRHYISCAPIANGGGKKALMQRDDWYSSSRIPEELADPALIGKYAAERALSRLKARSLTTRRCPVIFEAPLAAGLLGGLVQAVSGGALYRRSSFLLDSLGKQVLPKHVSLFENPHLKSMTGSAPFDEEGVKTSARTVVDKGVLQGYFLSTYSARKLGMKTTGNAGGSHHLTLQSRKTPKGGLPALLKAMGTGLLVTELMGQGVNYVTGDYSRGAFGYWVENGEIQYPVEGITIASNLRDMLMDIQMIGSDSLIRGTKETGSILIGSMTVGGK, translated from the coding sequence ATGCTCACAGAAGCCAAAAGACGGGGCGCCTCGGATGCCGTGGCGGAGGTTTCTGAGGGGCAAGGTCTCTCGGTCACTGTTCGCAAAGGCGAGGTCGAGACCATAGAGCAAAGTTTAGACAAGCAGGTTGGTGTGACGGTCTTTTTAGGGCATCGTCGCGGTAATGCTAGTACGAGTGATTTCTCCAAAGATTCTTTAAAGGCGACAGTTGAGGCTGCGTACCATATCGCTCAACATACGGCGGAAGATCTGTGTGCCGGCCCTGCTGAAAAAGAGCTTCTGGAAAAGCATCCGCTGGATCTCGATTTATTTCATCCATGGGACTTGGACTCGGCGACGGCAATCGATATTGCGCGTGCTGCTGAAGGCGCCGCTTTTGCAGTGAGTAAGCAAATTCAAAATAGTGATGGTGCTTCAGTATCTGCACATCATGCACATTTCATGATGGGAACTAGTCACGGATTTATGGGGGGCTATCCATTCTCACGCCACTACATTTCGTGCGCACCGATTGCAAATGGGGGCGGAAAAAAGGCACTCATGCAGCGTGATGATTGGTACTCCAGTTCCCGTATCCCTGAAGAGTTGGCCGATCCAGCTTTGATTGGTAAGTACGCAGCAGAGCGCGCACTCTCACGCCTTAAGGCTAGGTCGCTTACCACTCGCCGTTGCCCAGTCATTTTCGAAGCCCCTTTAGCTGCTGGTCTTTTGGGTGGATTAGTGCAAGCGGTATCTGGTGGCGCTCTATATCGCCGCTCCAGTTTTCTATTGGATAGCTTGGGGAAGCAAGTATTGCCAAAACACGTCAGCCTGTTTGAAAACCCTCACCTTAAGTCAATGACAGGTAGCGCACCTTTTGATGAAGAGGGTGTAAAGACAAGCGCAAGAACAGTAGTCGATAAGGGTGTGTTGCAAGGCTATTTCCTGTCCACCTACTCCGCCAGAAAGCTGGGTATGAAAACTACTGGTAATGCTGGTGGCTCTCACCATCTCACATTGCAAAGTCGTAAGACGCCTAAAGGGGGATTGCCTGCACTCTTAAAAGCAATGGGTACCGGCCTACTAGTTACCGAGCTGATGGGTCAGGGAGTGAACTACGTTACTGGCGATTATTCTCGTGGTGCCTTTGGATATTGGGTAGAAAACGGCGAGATCCAATATCCAGTAGAAGGTATTACGATTGCAAGCAACTTGCGCGATATGCTGATGGATATTCAGATGATTGGCAGTGATTCATTAATTCGCGGCACGAAAGAAACCGGTTCTATCTTAATTGGATCTATGACAGTTGGCGGTAAATAA
- the mog gene encoding molybdopterin adenylyltransferase, which translates to MKHTEAWKRSTPNEIKIGLISISDRASKGVYTDEGIPALQLWLETAISTPCVFHERLIADEREVITETIVELTDDLGCDLVLTTGGTGPSSRDVTPEATMDAGTREMPGFGEQMRQISLRFVPTAILSRQTAVLREIEGHTALVINLPGQPKSIKETLEGLKDSEGKSIVPGIFAAVPYCIDLIGGPYIETDETIVKSFRPKSAIKK; encoded by the coding sequence ATGAAGCATACCGAAGCTTGGAAAAGATCCACCCCCAACGAAATCAAAATTGGCCTAATCTCGATCTCTGATAGGGCGAGTAAGGGCGTTTATACCGATGAAGGTATCCCTGCCCTGCAATTATGGCTAGAGACTGCCATTAGCACCCCCTGCGTTTTTCATGAGCGCCTGATTGCCGACGAGCGAGAGGTTATTACTGAAACCATCGTAGAGCTGACGGATGATCTGGGTTGCGATCTAGTCCTCACCACAGGCGGCACAGGCCCCTCCAGTAGAGATGTGACCCCTGAGGCCACAATGGATGCCGGAACCCGGGAAATGCCCGGATTTGGCGAGCAAATGCGTCAAATTAGCCTGCGCTTTGTACCTACCGCTATTTTGTCCCGTCAAACAGCTGTTTTACGAGAAATCGAGGGACACACCGCCCTCGTCATTAATTTGCCAGGTCAACCTAAATCCATCAAAGAAACCCTCGAAGGCTTAAAAGATTCCGAGGGAAAGTCGATTGTTCCAGGGATCTTTGCTGCCGTGCCCTACTGCATTGATCTCATCGGCGGCCCCTACATTGAAACCGATGAGACCATCGTCAAATCTTTTAGACCTAAGAGCGCAATCAAGAAATAA
- the orn gene encoding oligoribonuclease: MSEKNVTPAVKTAPANEHLIWVDMEMSGLDPEKERILEIAVIVTDAYLNTIATAPVWVIHQDDALLDAMDAWNKGTHGRSGLIDKVKASTTDEATAEAECIAFLKKYIKPGIAPMCGNTIGQDRRFMAKYMPKLEAFFHYRNIDVSTLKELCKRWHPELVKGFTKKQAHTALADIEESIEELKYYREKFIVPLPE; the protein is encoded by the coding sequence ATGAGTGAAAAAAATGTTACCCCGGCAGTAAAAACGGCGCCAGCCAACGAGCACCTGATTTGGGTGGATATGGAGATGTCAGGCCTAGACCCTGAAAAAGAGCGGATTTTGGAAATTGCCGTGATCGTGACTGATGCCTATCTCAACACTATTGCCACCGCCCCTGTTTGGGTGATCCACCAGGATGACGCTTTGCTGGATGCAATGGATGCGTGGAATAAGGGTACCCACGGACGTTCTGGGCTTATTGATAAGGTCAAGGCATCAACCACAGACGAAGCCACAGCTGAAGCTGAATGTATCGCTTTTCTGAAGAAATACATCAAGCCCGGTATCGCCCCAATGTGTGGCAATACGATTGGCCAGGATCGCCGCTTTATGGCGAAATACATGCCAAAACTAGAGGCATTCTTTCATTATCGGAATATTGATGTTTCCACTCTCAAGGAGCTGTGTAAGCGTTGGCATCCTGAATTGGTGAAAGGCTTCACCAAAAAACAGGCTCACACCGCCTTGGCAGATATTGAAGAGTCTATTGAAGAGCTGAAGTATTACCGAGAAAAGTTTATCGTTCCTTTGCCGGAGTAA
- a CDS encoding M48 family metallopeptidase — translation MTFTIVFLIAFIASFGLRHWLSQRQIRHVAIHRDTVPAEFASQISLAEHQKAADYTIAKLRLGILENGVSAIILIGFTLLGGLQILNFSLLQLLGEGVTQQIALLVSIVLISGIIDLPFSWYKQFYLEERFGFNRMNTKLFFSDMFKGIGVGGAIGIPLLWVILSLMAQAGDFWWLWAWGVLTAFSLLMQWIFPTFIAPIFNKFEALEEGSLKTQIEDLLKRCDFASQGLFVMDGSKRSAHGNAFFAGMGKAKRIVFFDTLIEKLNPGEVEAVLAHELGHYKCNHIRKRLLVSFALSFATLALLGWVSTQPWFYSDLGVMPNPNGYNGGLALALFMLVSPVFSFFLTPLSSLASRKHEYEADGFAADKSSASDLISALVKLYQDNASTLTPDPIYTAFYSSHPPAPLRIANLKRFS, via the coding sequence ATGACATTCACAATCGTTTTTCTAATCGCCTTCATCGCCAGCTTTGGTCTACGCCACTGGCTATCTCAACGCCAAATCCGCCACGTCGCCATCCACCGCGATACGGTGCCCGCCGAGTTTGCCTCTCAGATCTCCCTGGCAGAGCATCAAAAGGCTGCTGACTATACGATCGCCAAACTGCGCCTTGGTATTTTAGAGAACGGTGTCAGCGCAATTATCTTGATTGGCTTTACGCTCTTGGGTGGCTTGCAGATCTTAAACTTCTCACTCTTACAGCTTTTGGGCGAAGGCGTTACGCAACAAATTGCTTTGCTTGTATCGATTGTGCTGATCTCCGGAATTATTGATCTACCCTTCTCCTGGTACAAACAGTTTTACTTAGAAGAGCGTTTTGGCTTTAATCGCATGAACACCAAACTCTTCTTTAGCGATATGTTTAAGGGTATCGGCGTTGGTGGTGCGATTGGCATCCCGCTCCTCTGGGTCATCCTCAGTCTGATGGCCCAAGCGGGTGACTTTTGGTGGCTTTGGGCCTGGGGTGTTCTCACTGCTTTCAGCCTATTAATGCAATGGATCTTTCCGACCTTTATCGCACCGATCTTTAATAAGTTTGAGGCGCTTGAAGAAGGCTCACTTAAGACACAAATTGAAGACTTGCTAAAACGTTGTGATTTTGCAAGCCAAGGTCTTTTTGTGATGGATGGCAGCAAACGTAGCGCGCATGGCAATGCATTTTTTGCTGGCATGGGTAAAGCGAAGCGGATTGTCTTTTTTGACACGCTGATTGAAAAACTCAATCCGGGCGAAGTAGAAGCGGTGCTTGCTCACGAACTCGGCCATTACAAGTGCAACCATATCCGCAAACGCCTGCTAGTTTCATTTGCACTGAGCTTCGCCACTCTTGCACTTCTAGGCTGGGTCAGTACTCAGCCCTGGTTCTACAGCGATCTCGGTGTGATGCCTAATCCGAATGGTTATAACGGCGGCCTGGCATTAGCACTCTTCATGCTGGTATCACCTGTCTTTAGCTTTTTCTTAACTCCACTGTCTAGCCTGGCATCACGTAAACATGAATACGAAGCGGATGGCTTTGCTGCAGATAAATCCTCTGCAAGCGATTTGATCTCCGCCCTAGTCAAGCTCTATCAAGATAATGCATCGACCTTAACGCCAGACCCGATCTATACGGCTTTTTATAGTTCGCATCCACCTGCCCCATTGCGCATTGCCAATCTCAAGCGATTTAGCTAA
- the rsgA gene encoding ribosome small subunit-dependent GTPase A, producing the protein MEQFHALLTASYGRHYLAQRLVKDERGNESPVGDLIQVSTPAKQHIGAVGDRMLLEMTSADQARIIRIEPRENLLYRSDAFKSKLIASNVDQILVVLATQPAFSPDLLGRAVVAAETNQIGLHILLNKCDLKDNLEHARKMIAPYARMGYPVTEVSAKFDEASIEALRPAICGKVSVFVGQSGMGKSSLLNAWVPNAAAITQEYSVRLDTGKHTTTACRYFELPEAWGRDASGKLGALIDSPGFQEFGLAHMSVSELEHAFREFHDLLGKCRFHNCAHQSEPDCAIREAVDRNEIAPERLALFRQLRSDSKTADTQIQGISQAKERWSALAIKPSKR; encoded by the coding sequence ATGGAACAATTTCATGCGCTACTAACTGCCTCTTATGGAAGGCATTATTTAGCGCAGCGCTTAGTCAAAGATGAGCGCGGAAATGAATCCCCTGTTGGCGATTTAATTCAGGTTAGCACACCGGCCAAGCAGCACATTGGCGCCGTGGGCGATCGCATGTTGCTGGAGATGACCTCAGCAGATCAAGCACGCATTATTCGCATCGAGCCGCGAGAGAATTTACTATATCGATCCGATGCCTTTAAAAGCAAATTGATTGCCTCAAATGTAGATCAAATATTGGTGGTGCTAGCTACGCAGCCCGCCTTCTCGCCTGATCTTTTAGGAAGGGCAGTTGTTGCTGCAGAGACCAATCAAATTGGTTTGCATATCTTGCTGAATAAATGCGACCTCAAAGATAACTTAGAGCACGCTCGCAAAATGATTGCGCCCTATGCACGTATGGGCTACCCCGTAACAGAGGTATCTGCGAAGTTTGATGAGGCCTCCATCGAAGCATTACGTCCTGCTATTTGTGGCAAGGTGTCAGTGTTCGTAGGCCAATCCGGCATGGGCAAATCCAGCCTACTGAATGCCTGGGTTCCCAATGCAGCAGCCATCACTCAAGAATATTCAGTACGCCTAGACACCGGCAAACACACCACCACTGCTTGTCGCTACTTTGAACTGCCAGAGGCTTGGGGGCGTGATGCTAGCGGTAAATTAGGCGCTTTAATTGATTCCCCAGGCTTTCAAGAATTTGGTTTAGCCCATATGTCGGTCAGCGAACTAGAGCATGCCTTTAGAGAGTTTCATGATCTACTGGGTAAGTGTCGCTTTCATAACTGCGCGCACCAATCAGAACCCGATTGTGCAATACGCGAAGCCGTCGACAGAAATGAAATAGCGCCAGAAAGACTGGCGCTATTTAGACAATTACGCTCTGACTCAAAAACAGCCGATACGCAGATTCAGGGAATTAGCCAAGCCAAAGAGCGATGGTCAGCATTAGCAATAAAGCCATCCAAGCGATAA
- a CDS encoding CobD/CbiB family protein: MTFFSILFALIAEQYRPVTSTHWIARMSARWLDWVAGEFGGKTEDGASPIGARMACLVAFILPTFLVFVIYVIFMVTFPILGFVWNVLIAYLFFGFRQFSHSFTLVHEAIANHDLPAARQALGEWYGPELDASNLTETEVISLALERAIIGSHHHVFGVLFWFLMPMGPAGVVLYRLVDTAAQRWSEKGDFNLSEAARHFFYVLDWIPARITAMGFAIVGNFEGAVYAWRHLTGKWADSLSAVILASGSGALGVRLGEPMSEPDSDEALRMAEAGEPVVYEVGLEPNERTMRSAIGLVWRLVIAWMALLLMLTIALWLG, translated from the coding sequence ATGACTTTCTTTTCTATCCTCTTCGCCCTCATTGCTGAGCAATATCGCCCAGTCACTTCGACTCATTGGATCGCGCGGATGAGCGCTCGTTGGTTGGATTGGGTCGCCGGCGAATTTGGTGGTAAGACGGAAGATGGTGCGAGCCCAATTGGTGCTCGTATGGCTTGTTTAGTCGCTTTTATTTTGCCAACGTTTCTTGTCTTCGTAATTTACGTTATCTTCATGGTGACCTTCCCAATTTTGGGATTCGTGTGGAACGTATTAATTGCCTATTTATTTTTTGGTTTCCGTCAATTTAGCCACTCCTTCACACTGGTACATGAGGCAATCGCAAACCATGATTTGCCGGCAGCCCGCCAAGCCCTAGGTGAGTGGTATGGTCCTGAGTTGGATGCTTCCAATCTCACAGAGACTGAAGTGATTTCCCTTGCGCTAGAGCGCGCCATTATTGGCTCGCATCACCATGTATTCGGTGTGTTGTTCTGGTTCTTAATGCCAATGGGTCCTGCAGGTGTAGTCTTGTATCGCTTGGTGGATACGGCCGCACAGCGCTGGTCAGAGAAGGGCGATTTCAACTTAAGTGAAGCGGCACGCCATTTCTTCTACGTACTGGATTGGATTCCTGCACGCATTACGGCAATGGGCTTTGCGATTGTTGGTAACTTTGAAGGTGCTGTCTATGCATGGCGCCACTTGACTGGCAAATGGGCTGACTCTTTGTCAGCAGTCATCTTGGCATCAGGAAGCGGCGCCTTGGGTGTTCGCTTGGGTGAGCCTATGAGTGAGCCTGATAGTGACGAAGCTTTGCGTATGGCTGAAGCTGGTGAACCAGTTGTTTATGAAGTAGGTCTTGAGCCGAATGAGCGTACTATGCGCTCCGCCATCGGCTTGGTATGGCGCTTGGTTATCGCTTGGATGGCTTTATTGCTAATGCTGACCATCGCTCTTTGGCTTGGCTAA
- a CDS encoding CoA pyrophosphatase, producing the protein MTQNPKPQEQRLSAVTPLSFDAQAIPIHEVCGSQPKVAQHHLDPLSLKSRFQNPPAWQPEITDENRQVIAAGIIQQRQAAGKVTRAAVLIPLLQRGEGLSVLLTQRTDHLHDHAGQISFPGGRMDPGDSSPNDTALRESEEEIGLDRRGVEIIGHLPQYLTVSGYSVTPVVGLVQPQAEYVLDTFEVADVFEVPLHFLMDPVNHQVRVWESDQGSRRFYSMPYENRFIWGATAGMLRNLYHLLKV; encoded by the coding sequence ATGACTCAAAACCCGAAACCCCAAGAGCAGAGATTGAGCGCAGTCACGCCATTGAGTTTTGATGCGCAAGCAATTCCAATTCATGAGGTCTGCGGTAGTCAACCTAAAGTTGCTCAGCATCATTTGGATCCTTTGAGTCTAAAGAGCCGCTTTCAGAATCCACCTGCTTGGCAGCCAGAGATCACGGATGAGAATCGACAAGTGATCGCAGCAGGGATTATTCAGCAACGTCAGGCTGCTGGAAAGGTAACTCGGGCAGCTGTATTAATTCCTTTGCTTCAGAGGGGCGAGGGTCTCTCGGTGTTATTGACCCAAAGAACAGATCATCTGCATGACCATGCTGGCCAAATTAGTTTCCCCGGTGGGCGCATGGATCCAGGTGATTCCAGTCCTAATGACACCGCTTTACGAGAGAGTGAAGAAGAAATCGGCCTAGATCGCCGTGGGGTTGAGATCATTGGCCATTTGCCCCAGTATTTAACGGTTTCGGGCTATAGTGTGACGCCAGTTGTGGGATTGGTGCAACCTCAGGCAGAATATGTCTTAGATACCTTTGAAGTGGCGGATGTTTTTGAAGTGCCTTTACATTTTTTAATGGATCCTGTAAATCATCAAGTACGGGTCTGGGAGAGTGATCAGGGTAGTCGTCGGTTTTATTCAATGCCCTATGAAAATCGTTTTATCTGGGGTGCTACTGCTGGAATGTTGCGTAACCTTTATCATTTACTAAAAGTATGA
- the rplS gene encoding 50S ribosomal protein L19, whose amino-acid sequence MNLIEKIEQEEIARLSANKVLPTFAPGDTVVVGVNVVEGTRKRTQAFEGVVIAKRNRGLNSSFIVRKISSGEGVERTFQTYSPLIASIEVKRRGDVRRAKLYYLRDRSGKSARIKEKLPARKVKAVAETVAE is encoded by the coding sequence ATGAATTTGATCGAAAAAATTGAGCAAGAAGAAATTGCTCGCTTAAGTGCTAACAAAGTGCTTCCTACTTTCGCTCCTGGCGATACAGTAGTTGTTGGCGTAAACGTAGTTGAAGGTACACGTAAGCGTACCCAGGCCTTTGAAGGCGTTGTGATTGCTAAGCGCAATCGCGGACTGAATTCCAGCTTTATCGTTCGCAAGATTTCATCTGGCGAAGGTGTAGAGCGTACATTCCAAACTTACTCACCATTGATCGCTAGCATTGAAGTGAAGCGTCGCGGTGATGTACGTCGCGCGAAGTTGTACTACTTGCGTGATCGTTCAGGTAAGTCTGCACGTATTAAAGAAAAACTTCCTGCACGCAAAGTTAAAGCAGTTGCTGAGACAGTAGCGGAATAA
- the trmD gene encoding tRNA (guanosine(37)-N1)-methyltransferase TrmD translates to MRFDVVTLFPEMFPALTQWGITGRACEQGLASVNLWNPRDYCSDPRKTVDDRAYGGGPGMVMMAKPLEDTISAVKAAHQTHNVASGPICLLAPQGEVFSQKIATDILNYGNLTFICGRYEAVDQRFIDRNVDLQLSMGDFVVSGGELPAMTMMDAVIRLIPGALGDGESAVQDSFMNGLLDYPHYTRPEIYENLSVPDVLLGGHHAKIADWRRQKSLELTLRLRPDLIKSARANGLLSKEDEQFLRTL, encoded by the coding sequence ATGCGCTTTGATGTAGTCACCTTATTTCCCGAAATGTTTCCTGCTTTAACGCAGTGGGGGATTACTGGGCGCGCTTGTGAGCAGGGCCTTGCCAGTGTCAATCTCTGGAATCCCCGTGACTACTGCTCTGATCCCCGCAAGACAGTAGATGATCGCGCTTATGGTGGTGGCCCCGGTATGGTGATGATGGCAAAACCATTGGAAGACACCATATCTGCTGTTAAGGCTGCCCATCAAACTCACAATGTCGCTTCTGGGCCAATTTGCCTCTTGGCACCTCAGGGGGAGGTCTTTTCTCAGAAGATAGCGACAGATATCCTTAATTATGGCAATTTAACTTTTATTTGCGGTCGATATGAGGCTGTTGACCAGCGTTTTATTGATCGGAACGTCGATTTGCAGCTTTCTATGGGTGATTTTGTGGTTTCTGGTGGCGAATTACCTGCTATGACCATGATGGATGCGGTTATTCGCCTCATTCCAGGCGCCCTTGGTGATGGCGAATCCGCTGTCCAGGATAGCTTTATGAATGGCCTTTTGGACTACCCACACTACACCCGCCCTGAAATATATGAAAATTTATCTGTTCCGGACGTGCTTTTGGGCGGACATCACGCTAAAATAGCGGATTGGCGTCGGCAGAAGTCTTTAGAGCTGACGCTAAGGCTTAGACCTGATTTAATTAAATCGGCAAGAGCTAATGGGTTGCTAAGTAAAGAAGATGAGCAATTTCTTCGAACGCTGTAA
- the rimM gene encoding ribosome maturation factor RimM (Essential for efficient processing of 16S rRNA), whose product MNTPSLDDLIELGAVQDAQGLQGQIKVRPHSSDPVALLSSKELWLSLIPRRSAGVTTSHEQASLKLYKVKQAKMHSGTVVIALDGITDRDQAEALKGARILVAREVFPKAERDSYYWVDLIGCKAINLQGESLGEVIDINDNGAHGIIALGDPETKTVKQLVPFVKEAVQNVDLPNRLITLDWQPDW is encoded by the coding sequence ATGAATACACCTTCCCTAGATGATTTGATTGAGCTCGGTGCAGTTCAGGACGCTCAAGGCTTACAGGGTCAGATTAAGGTTCGCCCTCATTCTTCCGATCCCGTAGCGCTCTTATCTAGCAAAGAACTTTGGTTATCCCTCATTCCTCGTCGGAGTGCGGGTGTTACTACATCTCATGAGCAGGCCTCATTAAAGCTTTACAAGGTGAAGCAGGCCAAGATGCATAGCGGTACCGTAGTGATTGCATTGGATGGCATCACTGATCGCGATCAGGCTGAGGCCTTAAAAGGTGCTCGCATCTTAGTTGCGCGCGAAGTATTTCCAAAGGCAGAGCGTGATAGTTATTACTGGGTTGATCTAATTGGTTGCAAAGCAATTAATCTTCAAGGCGAGAGTCTAGGTGAGGTGATTGATATCAACGATAACGGCGCCCATGGAATCATTGCTCTTGGCGATCCAGAAACCAAAACAGTTAAACAACTAGTGCCATTCGTAAAAGAAGCAGTACAAAACGTTGACTTGCCAAATAGACTGATTACTCTAGACTGGCAACCTGACTGGTAG
- the rpsP gene encoding 30S ribosomal protein S16, translating to MVVIRLARGGSKKRPFYSIVATDKRNRRDSNFIERIGYFNPQAAATEQAMRIAQDRLTYWTGVGAQISPTVVRLIKNNPAV from the coding sequence ATGGTCGTCATTCGACTGGCACGCGGCGGTTCAAAGAAGCGCCCTTTTTATAGCATCGTGGCTACAGACAAGCGCAATCGTCGCGACTCGAACTTTATCGAGCGTATTGGTTACTTCAATCCACAGGCAGCAGCGACAGAGCAGGCAATGCGTATTGCTCAAGATCGTTTGACCTATTGGACTGGTGTTGGCGCGCAGATCTCTCCAACAGTTGTTCGTTTGATCAAAAACAATCCTGCAGTCTAA
- a CDS encoding META domain-containing protein, giving the protein MKTAIFRSPRGPIKRFFIILSCLGLGFLTACANVIPPCTAKTSPPSSEFRNTKWELTRWNLPPNSKGEVRTRQIPQGENSNPIQIIFDANGERVSGSTGCNRFTARITEDARGFTLDQIASTKMACAPQRMELENDFLYELNDYRSIVRNGDQLLMIGADREVLSFIQKSNLPK; this is encoded by the coding sequence ATGAAAACCGCCATTTTTAGATCCCCCAGAGGCCCTATAAAGCGCTTTTTTATCATTCTTTCTTGCCTCGGTTTAGGTTTTTTGACCGCCTGCGCCAATGTCATACCACCGTGTACTGCCAAAACGAGCCCGCCAAGCAGTGAGTTCAGAAACACCAAATGGGAGTTGACTCGCTGGAATCTCCCGCCCAATAGCAAAGGCGAAGTTCGTACTCGGCAGATACCTCAAGGCGAAAACAGCAACCCCATCCAAATCATCTTTGATGCCAATGGTGAGCGTGTGAGTGGGTCTACAGGCTGCAATCGTTTCACCGCACGTATTACTGAAGATGCCAGAGGCTTCACGCTAGATCAGATCGCCAGTACGAAGATGGCCTGCGCGCCTCAACGCATGGAATTAGAAAATGATTTTCTCTACGAATTAAATGACTACCGCTCAATCGTTCGCAATGGCGATCAACTGTTGATGATTGGCGCAGATCGTGAAGTGTTAAGTTTTATACAAAAAAGTAATTTGCCAAAATAA
- a CDS encoding electron transfer flavoprotein subunit alpha/FixB family protein, which produces MAALVIAEHDNQSLKAATLNAVAAALQCSPEVDVLVAGSGADAVATAACQIAGVRKVIQADAASLADQLAEPLAAQILAIANDYAYILAPATANGKNVLPRVAAKLDVAQLSDITRVISSDTFERPIYAGNAIATVQSIDPVKVITVRTTGFDPVASTGGSAAIEKVAATNSEDKSSFVGRELTKSDRPELTAAKIIVSGGRGLGSGEKYQEIVVPLADKLGAALGASRAAVDAGYVPNDYQVGQTGKIVAPQLYVAVGISGAIQHLAGMKDSKVIVAINKDPEAPIFSVADYGLVADLNVAVPELTKALS; this is translated from the coding sequence ATGGCCGCACTTGTGATTGCTGAACACGATAATCAATCTTTAAAGGCCGCTACGCTCAACGCAGTTGCTGCTGCTTTGCAATGCTCTCCCGAGGTGGATGTATTGGTTGCTGGTAGTGGTGCTGATGCTGTAGCTACTGCAGCTTGTCAAATTGCTGGAGTGCGTAAAGTGATTCAGGCGGATGCGGCATCTTTGGCCGATCAACTGGCTGAACCTTTAGCTGCTCAAATATTGGCGATTGCCAATGACTATGCTTATATTCTTGCCCCAGCTACTGCCAATGGTAAGAATGTATTACCACGCGTTGCTGCGAAGTTAGATGTAGCTCAGCTATCAGATATCACCAGGGTTATTTCATCTGACACCTTTGAGCGTCCGATTTATGCAGGTAATGCGATTGCGACTGTGCAGTCAATTGACCCAGTTAAAGTCATTACCGTTCGCACCACCGGCTTTGATCCGGTGGCAAGTACGGGAGGATCTGCTGCTATTGAGAAAGTTGCGGCAACGAACTCTGAGGATAAGTCCTCTTTTGTTGGACGTGAATTAACTAAGTCTGATCGTCCAGAATTGACTGCCGCCAAAATCATTGTGTCTGGTGGTCGCGGCTTAGGTTCTGGCGAGAAGTATCAAGAGATTGTTGTGCCCTTGGCGGATAAGCTTGGTGCTGCCTTGGGTGCATCACGTGCTGCGGTTGATGCTGGGTATGTTCCAAATGATTACCAGGTTGGTCAGACTGGCAAGATTGTGGCTCCACAGCTTTACGTTGCCGTTGGTATTTCTGGTGCGATTCAGCACTTAGCCGGTATGAAAGATTCCAAGGTGATCGTGGCGATTAATAAAGATCCAGAAGCGCCAATCTTTAGTGTTGCTGATTATGGCCTGGTTGCCGACTTGAATGTGGCTGTTCCAGAGCTAACTAAAGCGCTCTCATAG